The Euphorbia lathyris chromosome 4, ddEupLath1.1, whole genome shotgun sequence genomic interval GGCATGATTAACCCTCTAAGTCATACATGACAGAGAAAGTGGAGATTTGGACAATTTAAAGCGAgcatcactttaaacaaatatGCAGGGTTTATTGTGGGGTTTATACAGCTGATTAAAGATGCCTGTGGAGcagggttttaattttattgcaaCGGAGTCGGCCTGTTTCGAAGTTATTCAATTACTCAATGGGCGTTTTGAAGACCATCAACCCCATCTTTACCGAGTCCTCCTAAGGGAATTCCTTCATTGAAAACTAATGCACGGTAACCTTTTCACACCTATACAGGAAAGCTAACAAATGTGTAGACTGACTGGCATCTACCTACGAGAACCTCCCGATGAACTGAGAGCTCTACTTCAAACAGTATAGGGGACTCCAGAAGTATTGTTTTGGCTCTTTGTACctttcatattaaaaaaaaataacaaggGGACCAATGGGTCACCCTAAGCACGTTTAGAAGGTCAATAAGTCACTTTAAAGAAGTTTAGGAAGTCAATATGTCATTTTGAACAAGCAAAGAGCTAATAGGACATCTCAAGCAAATTTAAGAAGTTAATCCTCGTTTTCAATATTTCGGGGTGCAATCGGCATTATGGGCAACTTGGAGGGACTATATATGCATTAGGCAAAGGCCGTATATATAAACTTGCAAgttttttgtacaaaaatttcaaaattaacaAACCAATTTTAATAAAGCTGAAAATAATTAGATACAAGTACAATAATAGAGAACCTAGGGAACTAGCCTATGCAACTTTATGGAGTACATTTTGAGTTACAATTGTACATTTATCTAATTGACCAAAAACCATGTGATGCAGCAGTCTAGCAAGAGCAACAAAAGGCTACTTAGGAGCTACAACGAGCTTCTGCAAATAATCtcaaactcaacaaactcagtGAAACTAGAAAATAATTGCTGACAGAAGAATACCTGTCAGTATTAAGTGTTCTGAAAAGCACACGGCGTACTCCTTTAGGAATATTTAAGGATTTCATAACAATGGCTGTAATAGAGAGACTTCATATTAATTTTCTACAAAGATCAACTGGAGAACAAATAAATGCCATCAACACATTAGCCTTATAAAATCAAACATTTggtttcaataaagtcattcccatcaatttgtatataaaaacAATGTCCATGTGGCATAGAAGACagttataaatatatatcaacTAACAAGTTAAATGTGAATTTGAgttattttattgaaacaaaatcaAGGTTAAGAGTTTAGATAACTCTGTGGAACCGATCCCAAACTTCCATGGGCGTCAGTGCACTAATCAACTAATTTCAGGGTTGATCAGCTCAAATTTCATAAGTGACTCTTCTTTCAAGCATCAGGAAGTTCAAAACACAatatgaaaagaaataaaagaaaaatagcaatACAGAGAAACACATACCAGTTATGTTGGAATGCCTTGGAACATCAATCAACAGCGCAGGTcctattagaaataaaaataaacaccTTGTAATTTCAATAAGTCAGCataaaatcaaacaaaattagTACTAATTAAGAACAAGCCCTCTAAGAGTACTTTCATCGAACAGTTAACATTCAATTAAAAAATTCTTACCGTTCAGCACTTCAAGATCAAGAGTATCAACATCATAGCCTGCATCAAAATAGTTATCAAAAACATGTCCCGGAGCGTCGACGTGAGTGCCGGTGTGAGTTGGGAGCTTCATCTCAGAGTTATTAGCGAGGGAACCATTCTTCATACTGGCAGGGAGCCAGAGGAATTGCCCAAGCCCATCGTTGGAGCCCCAGGAAGGCATATGTGTTGTGTATCTATGACTGATGTCAAGGATTTTTCCGCCGCCATAGACCTCGCGGCGCAGTGGGAAGTCTCCGTCGTCACGAAAACCATCGAAATCGGAGATATCATCGGTGCCGGGGATGGTGGGGTAGGCAGCAGAGGAGGCGGTGGCTGTGAAGGGAGAGAcgaggaagaagaggagaagaGAGGAGAAGGAAGCTCGTGGTTTTGTTTCTGCCATTGATGTAGTTGAGTGAAGTGAAGAACCTCGAAAAATTAATTATTGGATTGGTACAAGTTGAGTTTCAAAATTTCCAAGTACTAATTTGAGATAATCAttaactataaaaaaattatttaaatttaattattaaattttaaaaaattaattatagtaagaattatttatttattgaataattaaattttaattactaTTAATTTGAGACAATAATTaactataaaaattaattattaaattttaggattaatttcaaataaaactttgAGATTTCGCGATTTTGCAGATCGATATATGTTTGTTACGAAACAAACAATGTAGTTGGTATTGTTAGCCATTTTGATATtgactgtcacacccgaccctaaatgacctcaatcggcatcgggcgtgaaatggaaagataataatcaatacttaggagtctccaatttatccacatatcattatattacaattgcaataccaaagttctaaccataattctaacaataagcatccAACTtacaaacctcgcctaatcggacggtaaccttctctatatcctgtactttctcacctaaaaacattaaaacatttaaaaacgtgagacaaaaatctcagtaagaaactatcagctatcaaattccaaactatttcataaccataaatcatttggcttcaattagccattttgtatcataagaatcatatttggacttcaatccaaaataataacaacaataaccgcaacagatttctcaattcaaaaacaattcgtaagaaatcatcaaattcattttattcaatatatatatacattgaaaccaaaaacatatatgtatatatgtaaatcaaccaaattaagccttaaatcaacataatcaagtaaaatctgaaattcacatagaagcataatcaatagcttcatttgaaccgtaatttcacaataaaaagcaaaatcaggaaaaacctcaattttacaaaattcctgcgtaaccctaaaatatcaatttctgaaacttctttgattatatatatatctgtatacataaaactcaaaatatagttgatagttacttaccttggctaaaatacacccgttcaattctcctctaaatcccgtctaagacgtttccctccaaacattgccgaaactcaaaaactcttcggctaggacttagatctatgtataaggatgctatggttttaatttcaagtgattcggatggtcgaatctccataaatcaaagaaacggtggagaaacggtcgaaaaATGATTTGataaggataaaagaaaaataaacagagaagaaaagaaaagaaatagaagAAGATGGCGAAGTCCGTGGAATGTTGGGATTTATATTCCAAATTCGGCAAATATCATATTTGATCCTTCATCTCTTTATAATCTTTTATAATCAtcataaacttttaatttacacataaaatcaTCGAATTAAcctcaaacttttcctatagcaccaaataaaaatcacacatctaataattatcatatatactaatatcaaaatataaattcaagaaatttagtcacggacgtgacattgGCTTTATCAAATTTAATCGATAACgatctgaaaataaaaaatttcaagaattaaaattgtataatatcatattttttatgaaatcatgtttttttttatgtttcagGAGCattatttttaaagtttttgctttctaaacattaattttctctttcctaaaAATAACAAACAAGAGCATCTTCAATGCATTGTGTTTGGAATGATGCTTGATGATATGATATGTTTGAAAAAGTGCATTGTAAAGGTTGTTTAAATGATTATGACAATGTTGTCAATTTTTGACacccttatttttcttttttaatataaaaaattgatttaGTAATTATTGGTggaattttataataatttttattattaaaataaattatatatgaaataataattTGTGAAACCATAGTAATAActtttagagttttttttttttttttttggtagaaaaggaaa includes:
- the LOC136227422 gene encoding cyclase-like protein 2, whose translation is MAETKPRASFSSLLLFFLVSPFTATASSAAYPTIPGTDDISDFDGFRDDGDFPLRREVYGGGKILDISHRYTTHMPSWGSNDGLGQFLWLPASMKNGSLANNSEMKLPTHTGTHVDAPGHVFDNYFDAGYDVDTLDLEVLNGPALLIDVPRHSNITAIVMKSLNIPKGVRRVLFRTLNTDRKLMFKPEFDTSYVGFTKDGAKWLIDNTDIKLVGIDYLSVAAYSDLIPSHHVFLESREIILVEGLKLDAILPGLYSVHCLPLRLLGAEGSPIRCILIK